One Pseudomonas brassicacearum genomic region harbors:
- a CDS encoding CbtB domain-containing protein produces the protein MSTISSTARTASSTTTLSQRLSAAIFASILGAGLVYFAGFSHIEAVHNAAHDTRHSAAFPCH, from the coding sequence ATGTCGACCATCAGCAGCACCGCCCGCACCGCCAGTAGCACCACCACCCTGAGCCAACGCCTGAGCGCCGCGATCTTCGCTTCGATCCTGGGTGCCGGCCTGGTCTATTTCGCCGGTTTCTCCCACATCGAAGCGGTCCACAACGCCGCCCACGATACCCGTCACAGCGCCGCATTCCCGTGCCATTGA
- a CDS encoding CbtA family protein, whose translation MIKRIAQTAGFSGLLAALLLTLLQSFWVSPLILQAETFEKAPTAEVHEHVDGAAHTHDAEAWEPEDGWQRVLSTTGGNLVVAVGFALMLAGLYTLRAPTRTSQGLLWGLAGYATFVLAPTLGLPPELPGTAAADLAQRQMWWIGTAASTAVGIALIAFGKHWLLKLLGVATLLVPHVIGAPQPEVHSMLAPEALETQFKIASQVTNVAFWLALGLISAWLFRRDGLARHDT comes from the coding sequence ATGATCAAGCGTATCGCCCAGACTGCCGGTTTCAGCGGACTGCTGGCCGCCCTGCTGCTGACCCTCCTGCAAAGTTTCTGGGTATCGCCGCTGATTCTGCAGGCCGAGACCTTTGAGAAGGCCCCGACCGCCGAAGTCCATGAACACGTCGACGGCGCTGCCCACACCCATGATGCCGAGGCCTGGGAGCCGGAAGACGGCTGGCAGCGCGTGCTGTCCACCACCGGCGGCAACCTGGTGGTTGCGGTGGGTTTCGCGCTGATGCTGGCGGGCCTGTACACCTTGCGTGCGCCGACTCGCACCTCCCAAGGCCTGCTCTGGGGGTTGGCCGGTTATGCCACCTTCGTCCTGGCGCCGACCCTTGGCCTGCCGCCGGAACTGCCCGGCACCGCAGCGGCCGACCTGGCCCAGCGGCAGATGTGGTGGATCGGCACGGCGGCGTCCACGGCGGTGGGCATTGCGCTGATTGCCTTCGGCAAGCATTGGCTGCTCAAGTTGCTGGGCGTGGCGACGTTGCTGGTGCCCCATGTCATCGGTGCGCCGCAGCCCGAAGTCCATTCGATGCTGGCGCCCGAAGCGCTTGAAACTCAATTCAAGATCGCCTCGCAAGTGACCAACGTCGCGTTCTGGCTGGCCCTGGGCCTGATCAGCGCCTGGCTGTTTCGCCGTGATGGTCTAGCCCGCCACGACACATGA
- a CDS encoding cobalamin biosynthesis protein has protein sequence MNNGPMLVVGLGCQRGCPASTLRALLDQTLLAHGIAIDQVQALASIDLKRDEPGLLELARQLALPLTCFSARQLAGYQDRLSHRSEIAFERTGCYGVAESAALALADQLGTKPATLLISRQKAPSVTLALALVS, from the coding sequence ATGAACAATGGGCCGATGCTGGTGGTCGGCCTCGGCTGCCAACGCGGTTGCCCGGCCAGCACGTTGCGGGCATTGCTCGACCAGACGCTACTGGCCCACGGCATTGCAATTGATCAGGTGCAAGCCCTGGCCAGTATCGATCTCAAGCGTGACGAGCCGGGCTTGCTGGAGTTGGCCAGGCAACTGGCGCTGCCGCTGACCTGCTTCAGCGCCCGGCAGTTGGCCGGTTATCAGGATCGACTCAGTCACCGCTCCGAAATCGCCTTCGAGCGCACCGGCTGCTACGGCGTCGCCGAAAGCGCCGCCCTGGCCCTGGCCGACCAGCTAGGCACAAAGCCCGCAACCCTGCTGATTTCCCGCCAGAAGGCCCCCAGCGTCACGTTGGCATTGGCGCTCGTGTCGTAA
- the cobM gene encoding precorrin-4 C(11)-methyltransferase, translating to MTVYFIGAGPGDPELITVKGQRLIRRCAVIIYAGSLVPAAVLEGHRAEQVVNSAELHLEQIIELIKTAHLKGQDVARVHSGDPSLYGAIGEQIRCLRALGIPFEIIPGVTATSACAALLGAELTLPDVSQSVILTRYADKTAMPAGEEFSILAQHGATMAIHLGVNHLEKIVSELLPHYGADCPIAVIHRATWPDQDWVLGTLADIAEKVQAKGFRRTALILVGRVLGNDVFSESSLYRAGHAHLYRP from the coding sequence ATGACCGTTTACTTCATCGGCGCCGGCCCCGGCGACCCGGAACTGATCACCGTCAAAGGCCAGCGGCTGATTCGCCGTTGCGCGGTGATCATCTATGCCGGCTCCCTGGTGCCGGCGGCCGTGCTTGAAGGCCATCGCGCCGAACAGGTGGTCAACAGCGCCGAGCTGCACCTGGAACAAATCATCGAACTGATCAAAACCGCGCACCTCAAGGGTCAGGACGTGGCCAGGGTGCATTCCGGCGACCCGAGCCTGTACGGCGCCATCGGCGAACAGATTCGGTGCCTGCGGGCGCTGGGCATCCCCTTCGAGATCATCCCGGGTGTGACCGCGACCTCAGCCTGCGCCGCCTTGCTGGGTGCGGAGCTGACCCTGCCTGACGTCTCCCAAAGCGTGATCCTCACCCGCTACGCGGACAAGACCGCGATGCCCGCCGGGGAAGAATTTTCCATCCTGGCACAGCACGGGGCGACCATGGCGATTCACCTGGGGGTCAATCATCTGGAAAAAATCGTCAGTGAATTGCTGCCCCACTACGGCGCGGATTGCCCGATCGCGGTGATCCACCGGGCGACATGGCCAGATCAGGATTGGGTGCTGGGCACGCTGGCTGATATTGCCGAGAAGGTGCAGGCCAAGGGTTTCCGTCGAACGGCGCTGATTCTGGTGGGGCGTGTGCTGGGCAACGACGTGTTCAGCGAATCGTCGCTGTACCGCGCCGGGCATGCGCATCTCTACCGGCCCTGA
- the nfuA gene encoding Fe-S biogenesis protein NfuA, translated as MTAITITDAAHDYLADLLSKQNTPGIGIRIFITQPGTQYAETCIAYCKPGEEKPEDTALGLKSFTAYIDSFSEAFLDDAVVDYATDRMGGQLTIKAPNAKVPMVNADSPVNERINYYLQTEINPGLASHGGQVSLIDVVEDGIAVLQFGGGCQGCGQADVTLREGIERTLLERIPELKGVRDVTDHTQKENAYY; from the coding sequence ATGACCGCCATTACGATTACCGATGCCGCCCACGATTACCTGGCTGACCTGCTGTCCAAGCAGAACACCCCGGGTATCGGGATCCGCATCTTCATCACCCAGCCTGGCACCCAGTACGCAGAGACGTGCATTGCCTACTGCAAGCCGGGGGAAGAAAAACCCGAAGACACCGCGCTGGGGCTCAAGAGCTTCACCGCCTATATCGACTCGTTCAGCGAAGCGTTCCTGGATGATGCGGTGGTCGATTACGCCACCGATCGCATGGGTGGCCAGCTGACCATCAAGGCGCCGAATGCCAAGGTGCCGATGGTCAACGCCGACAGCCCGGTCAACGAGCGCATCAATTATTACCTGCAAACCGAAATCAACCCGGGGCTGGCCAGCCACGGCGGCCAGGTTTCGCTGATCGACGTGGTGGAAGACGGCATCGCCGTGCTCCAGTTCGGCGGCGGCTGCCAGGGCTGCGGCCAGGCCGACGTGACCCTCAGGGAAGGCATCGAGCGCACCTTGCTCGAGCGTATTCCGGAGCTCAAGGGCGTACGCGACGTGACCGACCACACGCAGAAAGAAAACGCCTACTACTGA